A single Ammospiza caudacuta isolate bAmmCau1 chromosome 6, bAmmCau1.pri, whole genome shotgun sequence DNA region contains:
- the BAG5 gene encoding BAG family molecular chaperone regulator 5 isoform X2 encodes MDMGNQHPSVKRLHEIQKQVKEIEQQVAVFSGLSTDRDYKELERNLTKQLFEIDSVDTEGKGDIQQARKRAAQETERLLKELEQNANHPRRLEIEALFKEAQALVEREITPFYEGGNGISDEFEEGIQDIVLRLTQVKTGGKISLRKARYRTLTKICTVQEIIENAVKKQLSLPLSNDVHPSVSKINSVMCEVNKARGTLIALLMGVSSNDTCRHLSCVLTGLIADLDALDVCGRTEIRNYRKEVVEEINKLQKYLDLDEEANSTQAYDLAKNQSILKIEEIRKKMKEVHSLLLKTENASDLYLGLKAELQGLIAHLDEVSPGKNPCIREARRRAVIEVQTLITYIDLNEALEKRQKYPEQTAVEHRCHKAVWTVLGNLSQIQKEVISFDGNRTDKNYMRLEELLTKQLLALDAVDPQGDERCKAARKQAVKLAQNILYYLDMKTDEWEY; translated from the coding sequence ATGGATATGGGTAACCAACACCCATCCGTGAAACGGTTACATGAGATACAGAAACAAGTCAAAGAGATCGAACAGCAAGTGGCTGTCTTCAGCGGTCTGTCTACCGACCGAGATTACAAGGAACTGGAAAGAAACCTTACAAAACAGCTTTTTGAGATCGATTCTGTGGACACCGAAGGGAAGGGGGATATCCAGCAGGCCAGAAAGCGAGCTGCCCAGGAAACTGAGAGGCTGCTGAAGGAActggaacaaaatgcaaaccaTCCGCGCAGACTGGAAATAGAGGCTTTATTCAAGGAGGCACAGGCTCTTGTGGAACGCGAGATCACACCTTTTTACGAAGGAGGAAACGGTATAAGTGATGAATTTGAAGAAGGCATTCAGGACATTGTGCTGAGGCTTACCCAGGTGAAAACTGGAGGGAAAATTTCTCTACGCAAAGCAAGATACCGGACTCTGACAAAGATATGTACTGTCCAGGAGATTATAGAGAATGCTGTGAAGAaacagctgtccctgccactCTCTAATGATGTTCATCCTTCTGTCTCCAAAATTAACTCTGTAATGTGTGAGGTGAACAAAGCCAGAGGAACTCTCATTGCGCTTCTAATGGGAGTGAGTAGCAATGATACCTGCAGGCATCTGTCCTGTGTGCTCACAGGCCTCATTGCTGATTTGGATGCTTTAGATGTCTGTGGTCGCACGGAAATAAGAAACTACAGAAAGGAAGTAGTAGAAGAGATCAATAAATTGCAGAAATACCTGGACTTGGATGAAGAAGCAAATTCTACTCAGGCTTATGATTTGGCAAAAAATCAGTCCATTCTGAAAATAGAAGAGATCCGTAAGAAGATGAAGGAAGTTCATTCCTTACTTCTAAAAACAGAGAATGCCTCTGATTTGTATCTGGGATTGAAAGCAGAGTTGCAGGGACTAATTGCCCACCTAGATGAAGTGAGTCCAGGAAAAAATCCCTGTATTAGAGAGGCCAGGAGAAGAGCAGTAATTGAAGTTCAGACTCTTATAACATATATTGATTTGAATGAAGCGctggaaaaaaggcaaaagtaTCCAGAGCAAACTGCTGTTGAACATCGTTGTCATAAAGCAGTTTGGACTGTGCTTGGAAACTTGTCTCAAATACAGAAGGAGGTGATTTCGTTTGATGGAAACAGAACAGATAAAAATTACATGAGACTGGAAGAACTTcttacaaaacagcttctagcCCTGGATGCTGTTGATCCGCAAGGTGACGAGCGGTGTAAGGCTGCCAGGAAGCAGGCAGTAAAGCTTGCACAGAATATTCTTTACTATCTGGACATGAAAACAGACGAATGGGAATACTGA
- the BAG5 gene encoding BAG family molecular chaperone regulator 5 isoform X1 — MAGATSSKRHHQARQKPDGGRGMDMGNQHPSVKRLHEIQKQVKEIEQQVAVFSGLSTDRDYKELERNLTKQLFEIDSVDTEGKGDIQQARKRAAQETERLLKELEQNANHPRRLEIEALFKEAQALVEREITPFYEGGNGISDEFEEGIQDIVLRLTQVKTGGKISLRKARYRTLTKICTVQEIIENAVKKQLSLPLSNDVHPSVSKINSVMCEVNKARGTLIALLMGVSSNDTCRHLSCVLTGLIADLDALDVCGRTEIRNYRKEVVEEINKLQKYLDLDEEANSTQAYDLAKNQSILKIEEIRKKMKEVHSLLLKTENASDLYLGLKAELQGLIAHLDEVSPGKNPCIREARRRAVIEVQTLITYIDLNEALEKRQKYPEQTAVEHRCHKAVWTVLGNLSQIQKEVISFDGNRTDKNYMRLEELLTKQLLALDAVDPQGDERCKAARKQAVKLAQNILYYLDMKTDEWEY, encoded by the exons ATGGCGGGGGCGACGAGTTCAAAGAGGCACCACCAAG CTCGTCAGAAGCCGGACGGGGGAAGAGGAATGGATATGGGTAACCAACACCCATCCGTGAAACGGTTACATGAGATACAGAAACAAGTCAAAGAGATCGAACAGCAAGTGGCTGTCTTCAGCGGTCTGTCTACCGACCGAGATTACAAGGAACTGGAAAGAAACCTTACAAAACAGCTTTTTGAGATCGATTCTGTGGACACCGAAGGGAAGGGGGATATCCAGCAGGCCAGAAAGCGAGCTGCCCAGGAAACTGAGAGGCTGCTGAAGGAActggaacaaaatgcaaaccaTCCGCGCAGACTGGAAATAGAGGCTTTATTCAAGGAGGCACAGGCTCTTGTGGAACGCGAGATCACACCTTTTTACGAAGGAGGAAACGGTATAAGTGATGAATTTGAAGAAGGCATTCAGGACATTGTGCTGAGGCTTACCCAGGTGAAAACTGGAGGGAAAATTTCTCTACGCAAAGCAAGATACCGGACTCTGACAAAGATATGTACTGTCCAGGAGATTATAGAGAATGCTGTGAAGAaacagctgtccctgccactCTCTAATGATGTTCATCCTTCTGTCTCCAAAATTAACTCTGTAATGTGTGAGGTGAACAAAGCCAGAGGAACTCTCATTGCGCTTCTAATGGGAGTGAGTAGCAATGATACCTGCAGGCATCTGTCCTGTGTGCTCACAGGCCTCATTGCTGATTTGGATGCTTTAGATGTCTGTGGTCGCACGGAAATAAGAAACTACAGAAAGGAAGTAGTAGAAGAGATCAATAAATTGCAGAAATACCTGGACTTGGATGAAGAAGCAAATTCTACTCAGGCTTATGATTTGGCAAAAAATCAGTCCATTCTGAAAATAGAAGAGATCCGTAAGAAGATGAAGGAAGTTCATTCCTTACTTCTAAAAACAGAGAATGCCTCTGATTTGTATCTGGGATTGAAAGCAGAGTTGCAGGGACTAATTGCCCACCTAGATGAAGTGAGTCCAGGAAAAAATCCCTGTATTAGAGAGGCCAGGAGAAGAGCAGTAATTGAAGTTCAGACTCTTATAACATATATTGATTTGAATGAAGCGctggaaaaaaggcaaaagtaTCCAGAGCAAACTGCTGTTGAACATCGTTGTCATAAAGCAGTTTGGACTGTGCTTGGAAACTTGTCTCAAATACAGAAGGAGGTGATTTCGTTTGATGGAAACAGAACAGATAAAAATTACATGAGACTGGAAGAACTTcttacaaaacagcttctagcCCTGGATGCTGTTGATCCGCAAGGTGACGAGCGGTGTAAGGCTGCCAGGAAGCAGGCAGTAAAGCTTGCACAGAATATTCTTTACTATCTGGACATGAAAACAGACGAATGGGAATACTGA
- the LOC131558848 gene encoding cytochrome c oxidase assembly factor 8 isoform X3, translating into MAAAWVLRAGGCYRRHPLASASSSASSGSGRAAERGERPDSVGLGFRPPPHSHSDWIGPPDKHSNLRPVIFYVPPEESALERRLREARQEAQASNQRFWARHNRAFRQEKEEFIYSRLKAKGLEMRDESGQKATLSAEEMADFYKDFLSKNLKKHLQYNSV; encoded by the exons ATGGCGGCTGCCTGGGTGCTGCGGGCCGGTGGCTGTTACCGCCGCCACCCCCTCGCCTCCGCGTCCTCCTCCGCGTCCTCCGGCAGCGGCCGCGCGGCGGAGCGCGGGGAGCGGCCGGACAGCGTG GGCCTGGGTTTCCGTCCCCCTCCACACTCGCACAGTGACTGGATCGGGCCCCCGGACAAGCACTCCAACCTGCGCCCCGTCATCTTCTACGTGCCCCCCGAGGAGTCGGCGCTGGAGCGGCGCCTGCGGGAGGCGCGCCAGGAGGCGCAGGCCAGCAACCAGCGCTTCTGGGCACGGCACAACCGCGCCTTCCGCCAG gaaaaagaagaatttatttattcaagACTGAAAGCCAAGGGTCTGGAAATGAGAGATGAATCAG GTCAAAAAGCAACACTGAGTGCAGAAGAAATGGCTGACTTTTACAAGGACTTTCtaagtaaaaatttaaaaaagcatttgcaGTATAACAG TGTCTAG
- the LOC131558848 gene encoding cytochrome c oxidase assembly factor 8 isoform X2, translating into MAAAWVLRAGGCYRRHPLASASSSASSGSGRAAERGERPDSVGLGFRPPPHSHSDWIGPPDKHSNLRPVIFYVPPEESALERRLREARQEAQASNQRFWARHNRAFRQEKEEFIYSRLKAKGLEMRDESGQKATLSAEEMADFYKDFLSKNLKKHLQYNREMCLPWTRAPLIHNW; encoded by the exons ATGGCGGCTGCCTGGGTGCTGCGGGCCGGTGGCTGTTACCGCCGCCACCCCCTCGCCTCCGCGTCCTCCTCCGCGTCCTCCGGCAGCGGCCGCGCGGCGGAGCGCGGGGAGCGGCCGGACAGCGTG GGCCTGGGTTTCCGTCCCCCTCCACACTCGCACAGTGACTGGATCGGGCCCCCGGACAAGCACTCCAACCTGCGCCCCGTCATCTTCTACGTGCCCCCCGAGGAGTCGGCGCTGGAGCGGCGCCTGCGGGAGGCGCGCCAGGAGGCGCAGGCCAGCAACCAGCGCTTCTGGGCACGGCACAACCGCGCCTTCCGCCAG gaaaaagaagaatttatttattcaagACTGAAAGCCAAGGGTCTGGAAATGAGAGATGAATCAG GTCAAAAAGCAACACTGAGTGCAGAAGAAATGGCTGACTTTTACAAGGACTTTCtaagtaaaaatttaaaaaagcatttgcaGTATAACAG agaaATGTGCCTCCCTTGGACAAGAGCTCCTCTGATCCATAACTGGTAA
- the LOC131558848 gene encoding cytochrome c oxidase assembly factor 8 isoform X1 yields MAAAWVLRAGGCYRRHPLASASSSASSGSGRAAERGERPDSVGLGFRPPPHSHSDWIGPPDKHSNLRPVIFYVPPEESALERRLREARQEAQASNQRFWARHNRAFRQEKEEFIYSRLKAKGLEMRDESGQKATLSAEEMADFYKDFLSKNLKKHLQYNRDWYKHNFRITFLMGQVALMRALRWLRRRKKNVEQ; encoded by the exons ATGGCGGCTGCCTGGGTGCTGCGGGCCGGTGGCTGTTACCGCCGCCACCCCCTCGCCTCCGCGTCCTCCTCCGCGTCCTCCGGCAGCGGCCGCGCGGCGGAGCGCGGGGAGCGGCCGGACAGCGTG GGCCTGGGTTTCCGTCCCCCTCCACACTCGCACAGTGACTGGATCGGGCCCCCGGACAAGCACTCCAACCTGCGCCCCGTCATCTTCTACGTGCCCCCCGAGGAGTCGGCGCTGGAGCGGCGCCTGCGGGAGGCGCGCCAGGAGGCGCAGGCCAGCAACCAGCGCTTCTGGGCACGGCACAACCGCGCCTTCCGCCAG gaaaaagaagaatttatttattcaagACTGAAAGCCAAGGGTCTGGAAATGAGAGATGAATCAG GTCAAAAAGCAACACTGAGTGCAGAAGAAATGGCTGACTTTTACAAGGACTTTCtaagtaaaaatttaaaaaagcatttgcaGTATAACAG AGATTGGTATAAACATAACTTTAGGATCACATTCCTCATGGGACAAGTTGCACTGATGAGAGCTCTGAGGTGGCTTCGTcggagaaagaaaaatgtagaaCAGTAA